From the Gouania willdenowi chromosome 24 unlocalized genomic scaffold, fGouWil2.1 scaffold_320_arrow_ctg1, whole genome shotgun sequence genome, the window aatacaaacttttttttttttaaacgactTTAAAAGAACAAACCTTTCTCCACACCACTAGATTGAATTGGTCATTTAAAAGTTGATTATTGTCAGATGTATTGTAAATAAACTGTTTTAGCGCAGTAAActgcaattaaaaaataatatttaattcaGGGTTTAACTTGGTGAAATGCAGAAAGTTCAATTATAGGTTTTTAATCTAAATTCTAAATTTTATTGCTGGATTTCAGGTTCAGTTTACCACAAAACAATTTATTATCTAAAAATTATACTGCATGAtcaaataaagttcaagtattTATGGATTATTTTCGGTCCCTGTGCTTAGATAAACCCTTAAAGTAGATAAAACAGAgtgaaattctataaaattacTAGTACGGTGTGATTGTAGCGGCGgggatgctaagctaacacgcTAGCCTACCTTCTCTTCCACGCAGTGAACGATGATTGATGGATATTTGCGACTCAGCCAACGGAAAAACGCCGGGACTCCCATCTCCGGCTAATGTTCGTCTGTCCGTTGGTAATTAAAACAAAGTGAAGCgttagaaaatgtttaaaacagtGTATTTAAAACCCGTGTAGAGTCAGACGCTACTGCTACATGCTTCTCCAGGCGGCCATTATTAAACCTTCAACTACCGGTCCAGGGTGAAAACACTTCCGGGCTATTTTTGGCGggaaggaaaataaaataaaaataaatacttttttcttttcttttcttttttttaatctaagaatctgaattttagaaaataacttaaaatgtaCTATTATTGGGCAGGAATAGAAGGAATCCTTCACAAATAccagtttgtttttaatcttttttttatttatataattatattatataatgcTAAACCCACATTGTGCATGAAAAATAGAAGAATGTTATTACTTTGCACTCAAATAACTTTATAATTACTGTTGTAAAAGACGTGATTGTAAGGAAGCGTAGAGCTGCCACatgggaaaatatattttcctatattgtatgaacaatataattatattagagaaacatgatattatattgGAAACGCGATAGTGGAGAATCCACGTTTAGACATTCATTTATTACCGCATGTGCATGCATATGTCAACTTTCTTACTTCTTTTACTCTTACTCTTGTCTTAAATCCACCTTTCTTCACATTATTATATCACGTTAGTACAATATAATATGATGTTCGTAACTAtactatattgtttgtacaatataattatattgttcatacaatagtgatccaaaatatatttacaCCTGTGGCAGCTCTACGCTTCCCTATGATTGCaccttttatattattttgcgtatttatgttgttctttcactggcgccctgtccagggtgtatccccgcccagcgccctatgagagccggaggcagacccccgcgaccctgataaatgggaataagcgggtatgaagatggatggatggatggatgttgtaCTTTCGTATagtttcttgtcattttaattcgttttagtgtgtttttggagtcattttgtatatttttgtggtcgtttcggtggatttttaaatcaataaaggggaatatttttgtccttttgttgtccttttgtgtaattttgtaattttttttgttgatttgtggTATTGTCGTTCCATAGCAGGGTTTTGTTTtcgtttttctgttattttgtgtgtttttttggagtctttttttcttctctgtaTACGTTATGGGTCATTTTGGGaacatgttgtcattttttgttgttatcttgtgtgttatgagcccttttataaaactttatattttcattatgtGATTACATTATGTGccttttatgttattttttttatgagattttgaagttttttgggggttttttttaacaattttttatccttttcaataaaagttatatttttatcacccatattattattattattaataataataataataataaaaataatactaatattaTCATATAAGGGGGGGGGACAACAGAAATGTTTGGGAAACATAAGCCTAATTGTGGTAAAACAGCTAAATCGTGACTATTTGGGTGAATATTATAATgggaattaaaattaaaatacttataCATCTATACAGGACTGCaatataactaaaatagggaataaaattaatttgaacAAATTTATAGTAATTTAAAAGACTTTTTCTGaacagcagtcatggccagacgctttgaataacagaatcaattaaagaagtcatttaaatttgtaacatttaaaaaaaaaaaaaaaaaatcaaagtgaacGCATACATtactaaatatgtttttttttaaaaactaaaataaatgcagttgtACAGAATATTTATCACGTCAtgatggctcagtggtagagtgggttgtccagtgaCCGAAAGGTTGGAGGCTCAAATCCCGCTCTaacattgtcattgtgtccttgggcaaggcactttacccacattgtcttgtatgagtgagtatgaattgtgaatgaatgttggtggtggtcagaggcgCAAAATGTTAGTCTGCCCtatggcagctgtggctacattgtagcttaacaccaccggtatgactgtgtCTCTTTGAagaaagcgctttataaatccAAGCCTTTATTGTTAGAATTACTAGTGGagattgtgttttgtttgaaataattggtatcatatataaatgtttttgttatgtaagaactcaaaatgttttatgtttaaagGGGAATTCCAAACTGTACATTTTAAACTGCATGTTTTAGTAAATCCTaagtttaaataattattccCACACAGTGAATTGTTCCTCAGAGCTAAGTTTGAGTTGAGGATTAAAGCTGATAAACTTCACATGAGGCTGATCTAATAAAACATGGATAAACGTCCTTATTATTGTCTGTTTGTCACTGAAAGAGGCGGAGCGCCTCCTACCGGTGGGTTATTACATCACCACAACCTGCTGGGATTTAGTTTAAACATATGTATAATTTACTATGAAATaatcttaaattaaattaaagccaTTAGAATTAAGCGATTTTTTCAGGTCAAATATAAAACCCCATCAGACTGTTAATAGAGAGACGTTATTAAATAATCGCTCAGCAcaaaaaggtttaaaatcaggacaaagacaaaaaaaaaagtaagacaAGATAAGCTGAAACAAGATTATAAATCATTATATAGATACAATAAGGCGACTGGAGAAGAGACACCTCCCATTATCAACAGGTGATCtatatcaggggttctcaaccttggagccAGTAACCAATTTGTGgatgtgagacactgggagggggctGCCAGATACCTTCacaaaactaagaatattttttgaacaatttgagcccattttgaccctttttctgcaacaacaccaaactcaccatattttaacctattttatcactttttcttgccatattttggttccttttaatgtatttttgctacatttctccaatttctgacacttctacatcacatttcaacctttgctgcacatttttcccacgttcaagacattttcagcacttataaaccattccaccacttttccacctaatttttcacccattatatcttattatcttattttatgtttatttttgccaatttaaccacaataATGATTTTTAATTCCCATattttgctagtttaaactcattttctctacatttttaaattccattacccacaatttgcaacttttaagccatttctgtggtttctaaaatccaatttcaccaccttttctatcatttttggtcactatgaacccattttatttgtgattaaaacaatgatttccatcattaagatgactataataataatagtaaacttcctggataacagtggctattattcagatgaataaataactaaataaagaaCAAGAACACTGTCAAAAGTTTCAATGGAATTTGGAATGAAATTGcttcacttttttatttgttgtgtgAATAAGACGTTTTAAAAGTGAGAATCAATGAGAAAGTTGTTGTTTACGAGTTGTTCTCAGTGTAAAACGATGGAATCGCTGCATTCATAATGATTGGTGCTGTTCTGGTTTGGAGCTGCTGTCCTCGgcacacaaacttttttccagaGATGGACTTGAGTTGAAAGTGTGTTTCAGAGACAGCAGAGTGAGAGTGGAGCCGCTTTGATCCGCCTCACGCTGGGAACTGGGAATCATTAGTCCACAAGGCCTTTGGTTCCACATGAAAGACTCGGCTCCGCTCTGCAGGAAGCAGTGGACAAACAGGCCTGTTagaagtcacacacacacacacacacacacacacacacacacacacacacacacacacacacacacacacacacacacacacacacacacacacacacacacacacacacacacacacacacacacacacacacacacacacacacacacacacacacagtgaggaaCAAACTTCACCTGAGACACAAACACTAAGcattgataaaaacacacaaaaaactcacGATTATTAATGCACAATTAAAGGCACAAAAGGTTCAGAGATGAGTCAGAGTCATTAGAATCATGGGATCCAGTTTGTGAACTCATTAAGGACTCATTAAAACACTtgttaaatcagtggttctatGTCATCCTTCCTGACCACCAGAGGCGGCGCTCTAAGCACAGGTCAAGAAATCAATAACAACAAAGTCACGTGTGACCCCTCCAGTGTCTTACGGAAGTCTATAACAGTACATCACACCGGAGGCTCAGTCCCTTTTCACGTTCTCGCATGCAGGTTGGATGTGAGGTTGGGCAAGCAAACCTTGTTTATAGAACTGATTGGTTTTGCTACCGTGCTTGTTGTAAGTAGCCCTGTCACTGCTTACAGTTGGTGCAGCGAGTTTTTCACCCTCCAAAAGGCTGCACAAGCTGTTTCTGTTTCATCTTCACCGTAGTTTAACGCTCGGTGGATTTACGTTGATCGCCCGTGTTCGGCCAGTTTATAAGCCACTTCGGCGTGTGTTTATCAGCCGTGTTCGGCTCGTTTTCAGTCACATCACCGCTTCGGTACGTGTttatcagaaatcagaaatgttttattggcaaagtacagtttttaggacagcacaaggaatttgacttggtagtcggtgcgcgaaacaaaaaaacatagaaacaagccagcaataataataataataattttcacaTTGGTTATCATAGCCGCTTGGTGTGCAACGAAGGAGCACCATCATTTATAGAGCTGTGTTTAGCTTCTTCCTCGGTTATTAGTGGCGTCTTTGTTCGACCTGGCCCGCGGCTTAATACCCGATTGGGTTAGTGCCGTAGTGTAACTACTTTGACTGGGTCACTAGTGGCGTTTCCTGCTCGACCTGACTTAGCTGCTAACAGTCAGCATGGTACCTGCTGAACTCTCGAAAACGGGTCACTCGTGGCGTTCTCTGCTCAACCTGACCCTGTTGCTACACTTGGATGCTTTCACTGTGTGGTTGGTGACGTCTCTGTCCGACCAGACCCTGCTGTACCGCTCTCACCTGGTGAGTACTGGTCTAATTACTGGTCACTAGTGGCGTTTTCTGCTCGACCTGACCCTCGCTACTATCAGAAAGATGAGGCCTGAGACTGTGTTGCCAATCCTGCATGGCTCAGCTTCAGCCTGATGATGGCCATGATCTTTGAGCTTCATGTCTGGGGTAAGACCATCTAGGAAACGCCCTCTCTGATGGTGCATGCCCCAATTGTGCCACTCTGCCACGATCGGTGCACGTGACCCGTTTGGCTGCTGTCGGGGAGTCCTCAGGGTGGACGTTTAATGGGCCCCCAAGTTGATCACCAGCCGGCAAGACGGTGGGGCACAAGCGCCCAGCTAAAGGAAATGAAGGTGGGCCATGTAAGAAAACCAGTAAGACTGGGCCTGAGAAACTGTCTACCAAGGTAGACATGTTAACTAACAAAATGGCCCAGATGAGGGCTCTCATTCGGGCTCTACAGACTGATGCTGACCGGGCTGCAGCGGTTGGTGAAGATCATAAAGGGGCCCCTGAAGAAGTTATGGCTTTGGCGGCGTCGGACACCCTGCTCCGGCACAAATTTGAGAGCATGAGCGCTAGGGTCTCAGAACCTGGCTCCTTGGCTTCCACCAGCACTCAAACGGAGGGGTACGAGCCTATTACCACAGCAATATGTACGGCCCTGGCACGCCTGAAATTAGATGTGCCATGGGCAGAAGCAGCCCCCTCTAGTGCTTTCTTTCGGCAGCAGTCTTCAGTGTCTTCCTTTTTAGgttcctccctcagaggagtaTATAAAAGAGCTGCATGCCTGTTGGACAGACACCAAGGCTCACTTTTCAAAGCTCACTTCAGACAGAACGGCCCTGGCTGCAATGCAGGACTCAGAAAGGTTTGGCCTGGGGCGTATGCCGGTGGTGGAGTCGGCCATCGCTTTGCTGGTAGTACGGCCAGAGGAGACGCTGCGGACTAACGCCTGTTGCCCTCAACCACAGTGCCGTATCACGGATGAGTTGCTGTGCAGTTCGTACGACATGTACGACTTGAGGCTGTATTGTTGGACCAGCCTACGCAGGGACTGATTGATGGCTTTCACCCTCCAATCTAGAGAATTGGGGAGGCTACTATCGATGCTGGTCCAGGCTCGACGCCAAGTCTGGCTGGCGCAGTCTCCCCTCTCGGAATCCAGTAGAAGGACTCTGAGAGGTCTCCCGGTTGTCCCTGGATAGCTGTTTGGCTCGGCTGCAATTGAGGCATTGGAACGCAAGGCTCAGGCCAGCCACACAAGACAGCAGTTGGTGGGGCTTCAGAGACAAAACCTTCACCGCTTCTCATGCTTCCTTTCGGAGGTATTCAGTACATCAGCGGTCAGCTACAGCGCCCCGCAGAGCAGAAGAGAGACTCCCAAGGTCCGGCTTTCAGGGTCCTTGTCCTTCGCAGGCAACGCAGTATGCTCGTTACACCCCCAAACCCTCAAAGGGTCAGGGTGCTTCCAGATGAAACTACGGAGCCGGCGGCAGGGCATTTTACCATGGTTTACCATTATTTTTTGGTTCCAAAAAAGACGGGCGATCTGCGCCCGGTTTTAGGCCTCAGGGGTctgaatgtatttttaaaggtcctCCCATTCAAAGAAGagcttaaagaaatgattaaggaCATGAGACAGGATTTCACGTCCTTAAGACAGGAACCATCTACGAAGATGGAGAACATGACGAATGCCCtggagaaatcattgaaaatactggagaatgatgtcaaggtactgaaagaagaaaatgtaaagaatgctgaaaagataaaaatgctggatgcgagggttgaagatttggaaagaaaagaaagagaaaaggatgtcatcatcacgggcCTAAAGATAAGGCCAAGGAGCGACGCCAGTGCAACAAGACAAACAGAGGATCCGACCATCGAAGACGAAAAATcgattgaagaacaggtgattgattacctggactcgaaaggtattgaagtgaacccagacaacaacaactactgccagctgctgccaaaacgcaaagacaccagagatgtgaaaattacatttaccaacgtgaaatataaagctgaaataatgaaacaaggaagaaaacttgtgggaacgatggtgtttatgaacgagaacctgacgaagcagaatgcaagtatcgcatggaaagcacgccaactgaagaaaggaggaaaaattgtgaaaacttggaccagaggctgcaggatttacatcacacccccaggaggagaaaatggaaaacccgttctactccaaaggatggaagacctggaaaaatacgaatgaggtACCTAAAAGTCAAGAACACTGATaaaaatcatggatatggacagaatcactaaaaatcatccacaacatcatcaacatcaacaacgggagattaatcaagtagacgaagtggacccaaataacttttcacattggaaacaatacacaaacagccattactacacagagaatgacttcaaagtggaaaataagaaggaaaaaggtctgtcacttgtTCATTGTAATTGtcagtatgtatgcaaattttgaagacattaaggattacatctctACTTTGTATAGGTCATTGATTACTTGGAGtcaaaggacattgtcctgaaccctaacaacatcaactcctgccaactCTTGCCAAAGCGTGATGACACaagagctgtaaaaatcaccttcacgaatatgaaattcaaaggagaactactgaggCAAGGCAAGAAATTGAAAGAAACGAAGGTTTTCATGAATGAACACCTGACAAAACAAAacgcaagcatcgcatggaaggcacgccaaataaaaaaaaggaggaaaaattctgaagacgtggacaagaaactgcaggatttatatcacaccactgggagaagagaacggaaaaccaatcttcatcaaaacgatggaagacttgggaaaatacgaaggatccacctaaacaacaacattactgatggtaatcatggacaTGGACCCAGAtcaatataaacactggaaacaagactCAGACTGTGCTTACTTTTCGGAGACTGAATTCAATGTGGCACTGTGGATGGataatctatccatccatccatcttcatacccgcttattcccatttaacagggtcgcgggggtctgccggtgccaattgaAGATAATCTACTCTTCCcttattgggtcacatttaaattactgcttataaactaagacatagtaatgtgtttatacgagaaacggttaaatctaacattggaaaacacAGCACTGTCAATAGCTATTAACAGCtagaataaccttgatgcagaCGCAAAACAAGGAACTTCGAAAGACGATGaagttttcttttgaactggaggaacgtaaacaaagtCGGGGAATGAAATCTGAAGGGAACAAGGACGCCACAAACAATgatggagaggaggaatgaaaaaagacaacactgactacagatgagaataaatcctacataaaaaaggacaaaaaaaggacaaaaaaaaaaaaaaatgaaattgtgttcagaacaacctaagactgtttgaccagagagacaagctttgatgtaaattttctgtgtacaaaacaggggacgggacttggataagcaaactgcttctctcgtctcctttttcggcatgtaccaaaaaaaaaaaaaaaagaataacaaaacttctgttaatgcaaccatgtcggaaataaactgaataaataaataaataaataaatatgtctttTATTCCTAAAGTGTCCTCAGCAACAGGGCAGGTTCAGCCACTGCAGCTGGCTCATTTTGACGCGAGGATTGCTTCTGGGCATCTGTGTCCAGAACGGGCGCTTGAGGCATATGTAAAACCTACAGAGGCCATCAGGAGATCAGACTGCCTGTTTGTATGTTTTGCGGGCTCACACAAAGGAcagactgtgtctaaacaaagCCTTGTACTCTGGATTGTCAGGGTCATTACCAAATCATATGCTCTACAATCGCTGCTACTGCCACCAGGTGTGAGGTGTATTCCACTAGGGTGCTCTCAACTTTGTGGGCAGCTATGAATGAGGTGTCCTTGGAAGTGATCTGTGCCGCGGCGTCATGGACATCCCCAAACACCTTTGCAAGATTCTACAGGGTGAACATGGCTATGAATCCCGGATGACCGCCAGAGAACTTGGTCCCTCGGAATCCTCATGCTTGCGAGGAGGGATGTAGGGACTGAGCCTCCGGTGTGAGGTACTGATATAGACTTCCGTAATACACCGGAGGGTGTCACACGtgactttgttgttattaatttctcgacctgcgcatgcgcaaGGATGATCAtccagtgcttaaagcaccacCTCTGacggtcattcgggattcatagaaaCTTAGTTATAATCGTAACTTtcgttctcaaccttttcaggccgcgacccccaaaataaaggtcccagagagcgggggcccccactgtagctgaaggacGTTGAACTGAAGAACAGtaatgtggagacaggaccatctataagggggaataaagttgagagctttttggggtccatccataaagtcagtaaaatgatggtccattgttctatgaatctgtgataaccacatttatttattcatctgaataatatccactgttatagaggaagtttactattatttggccCATAGTattgtattaataatataataatgtaatgcaccgctgtattggccgcattccaataatttaacaattttccaagaaaaatccacataaAGACTGCTCCGTAACGTAGGCTGCACCCAATCAAAAATAATGGTggaatgagattttaaaaaccacaaaaatgggttaaaagttgcaaattgtgagtaatggaattaaaaaacttatgaaaaaattagtttaaactagaaaaatatgtgaatcaaaaatcgtaaatgtggttaaatttgcaaaaataagcatgaaatatggtgaaaaaaagttaaaagtgacaataatggatcaacatatgtgacattaggtggaaaagtggtggaaagggtttataactgctgaacatgtctagaaagtggaaataaatgtgcagaaaaggcattgcaaTTTGAtatagaagtgtcagaaatgggagtaatgtaacaaaaatgcattaaaaggagcaaaaatacggcaagaaaaagtgatgaaaaataggttaaaatatggtgagtttggtggagttgcagaaaaattataaaattaaacaaaaataaaatgttaaaaaaatattcttattttcttgaaggcatctggtgaccccctcccggTGTCTTGTGACCACAAATGGGGTTCgaacccaaaggttgagaacccccgtGTTAAAGGGCTGTCAAAGGATttccaaaacaaccaaaaagaCTTGAATAAAAACCGCTACAAAACCAAAAAAGGTTTCACACAGAGAATCATCACATCAGTTAAGACGACAATAATGACTCATCAGACTCATTAAGAGATTAACTAAGACTCATTAAATCCAGTTGTTAAAAGACTCAACTTTAAGGACTCGTTAGCGGTTCCTGAGCCGTTGGAAGTCTTCATCGCTGCTGAAAACAAAGGCAGATTGATCTGTGTTTAAAGAGTTCATCCTCTGACATTTCCATGTTTGCTCGACTCGGACTGAGCGAAATGCTGAGACGCAAAGATCAAAGCCACGTGTGAAAGGACTCGTTAAAATGTAATTGGTCGATCGCAGCGTGACGCCGCATAAATAAACGCAAACAGAAACATCACTTCTAAAGTTGTTTTTCACTCTCGTCTTGGACAAATGGTTGTGTgtaattattgtgtgtgtgtgtgtgtgtgtgtgtgtgtgtgtgagagagaaagagagaagtcGTCGTCGTCTAAAGAGGAGATGGAGATCAAACATGATGTTTCCAATCGATGTGGCTCTAATTTGCTGATGGAGGCCCTGAGGCGCGTTCTGCACCCTGAGGGTGCGGGGGGTGGGgaggttggggggggggggtgaccgTGGGACCACCAACGCTGCTGCAAGGCAAACAAAAGCACAAAGCTGCACCAACTGGCTGTGGAGGCGCTTTAATGTGAAAGGGCTTCATCCAACTTCTCCTGTCACTCACATACAACAGCTtcagcgttagcttagcattagctttaatgTAAGCTTAGGTTCACCTCAGCTTAGCTTCACCTCAGCTTAGCTTCACCTCAGCTTAGCTTCAATGTTAGCGTAGCTTAGCTTcagtgttagcttagcttcaacTTAGAttcagcgttagcttagcttcaacgttagcttagcttcaacATTAAtttagcgttagcttagcttcaacATTAGTTTAGCTTCAACATTAGCTTGGCTTCAGCGTTAGCTTGGTTTAAGTGTTAGCTTAGCTTGGATTGAACCTTACTGATCTTTATTGATCAGTGAAGCCTTGCTGGTGCTAATCCGTCCGAGGCTGAACCACGAGCTCTGGGAATCCCGTCCGCTTGTTCATCTCTCTGCTAAGCTGCAGCTGCGTCGCCTCTCCGATGACCACCTCAGCCGTGGTGAACACCTCCATGTCTCCCAGGGCGTGGCCGCCCACCGTGTGCCCCTCACAGTCCGACAGGCTGACGTGGACGTGAGCGTCTGGGTTCAACGTTCCCACCAGAGAGACGATCTCAAAGCGTCCGCTGAGGTGCAACACCTGAAAGACAGGGGGGTTATCTTAGCACGTagccagtcccacatgttaggGTTAGCGCAGCACGTAGCactcagtcccacatgtttgcgTTAGCTTAGAACATAGTGACAAGTCCCACATgtctggttagcttagcatgtagcactcagtcccacatgtttgggttagcttagcatgtagccaccagtcccacatgtttgggttaacTTAGCatatagcaaccagtcccacatgtttgggttagcttagcatgtagcaaccagtcccatttgtttaggttagcttagcacgtagcgaccagtcccacatgtgtggttagcttagcacatagccaccagtcccacatgtttaggttagcttggCACGCAGCAacaagtcccacatgtttgtgttAGGCTAGCATGTAGCGATGAGTCCcgcatgtttggttagcttagcatgtaaccaCCTGTCCTGCCattttaggttagcttagcatctaGCAacaagtcccacatgtttaggttaccttagcatgtagccactagtcccacatgttttggttagcttagcacataaaAACAggcccacatgtttgggttagcttagcacataacCACCTGTCCTACCattttaggttagcttagcatctaGCAacaagtcccacatgtttaggttagcttagcatgtagccactagtcccacatgttttggttagcttagcacgtagggACCAGTACCACAtttttgtgttagcttagcatgaagCGACCAGTCAAAGGATAAAAGGGGAGGGGCTGTCTGATAAACTTCTGTAATACCAGTTGGGTTTCTCGTGTGTGGACATCCTTAATGtttctattgttattgtttctttATGAATCTCATCATAACTGTTATTATTACTCTTAATAATCCATGGATGTCTTCTACTCCTAATCACCCTCACTCTTCATCATCTCTGCTTCTTCGTACCTCGTTGGGATTGGTTGCCGTGGCGTTGGCCAGCCTCAGCGTTGCCTTGGTAACGCTGCCCACACAGGTGATGATGAATGGCGCTCGGAGACGCTTTTCCTCCACGAAGCTCCTCAGAGAGGTGAGCAGCTCCTGACCCGGACCCACCCGCAGGACGTGGACCAGCAGAGAGGATCCTGATCCCAGTGAACTCTGGGAAAGAAAAaccatagaagaagaaaagttattttttttcttgccatacttttgctctttttaatacagttttgctacattactcccatttctgacacttctacatcacatttgaatgtcttttctacacattttttccactttcaccacatgttcagcacttataaaccctttctaccacttttacacctaatgtcacatatgttgacccattattgtcacttttaacctcttttcaccatattttgtgattattttttgctaagttaaccacattcacgaattgtcatgcccattatttgtcagttttaaCCAGTTTATTTCCATATTTATCTAAACTACACATTCTTAATGATTCTCACACTCACtgttttcacacaaacacaaaccgaGCACTTAATGAACACGTGTTGTGTGGACTCACCATGTTTAGTTCTGCAGCCCTTGCTTAGGGAAACACGCAGTGAGCATGCGCA encodes:
- the LOC114458257 gene encoding uncharacterized protein LOC114458257 — translated: MSSLGSGSSLLVHVLRVGPGQELLTSLRSFVEEKRLRAPFIITCVGSVTKATLRLANATATNPNEVLHLSGRFEIVSLVGTLNPDAHVHVSLSDCEGHTVGGHALGDMEVFTTAEVVIGEATQLQLSREMNKRTGFPELVVQPRTD